The following is a genomic window from Oryzias latipes chromosome 12, ASM223467v1.
TGTATGAAGAAATATATTTCCTCTGAAAACCCTGCAGTTTTTAGagataatttttattttgtaaacataaaaataagccTTTTAAAATGTCGGGATGGACAAAACTCTGATTTATGCTTGTGACAAGACTAATTCTTTTAAGTgatataaaataatttgtttattaGCTAACACAATTTGTAGTAAGTTTAGGTCATTCATTGTAAAAATTTATCAAGACAATATATGGCTAGAAAattgaaatacaaaaaacaattcaaacaaaTTTGGATGAATAGTTAAAAGGAATACACATCTTTAGAGAACTGGGCTATAAACTCTAAAACTTTATTCTTCTAAATTTAAATCGcagatatttaaataaactgcaATGATGTTgattacaatttttattttatatcaagGATCTATTTttatctgcagaaaaacactttattttatttatttatttatttttttttttggagctttAAATCTATCGCACGACTATACCCGTTGGTTTACGGCAGTGGGTCTCCCGGAGCGTAGACGATCAAAATAGTTTcggggagaaggaggaggagtcaaAGTTGCCAGCATGGCGCTGACTCTGTATTCTCTCATCCAGAGTGTGATTCTGTGCACTAATGCAATCGCCGTATTGCATGAAGAACGGTTTCTCTGTAAACGTGAGTGTTATCAGTATTATGCATGTTAGTAGCTGATAAGTACACTATTTTTTATGCCTCCTTGCTCCTTTTTCAtccactctctccctctctgcTGGCATCTTCAGTGGGCTGGGCCGCTGATCAGGGAGTCGGAGGTTTTGGAGATGATCTAGGAATCAAAGCTCAGATACACAACCTCGTCCGTTCAGTTCGCACCGTTATGAGAGGTCAGAGCACTTATCAtttgacagaaatgtgaagtcAGTGAACGCATCACTTTAAACCTGTAGACGGGCTTTAAATAATCTTACTCAAGTAGAAAGTAACTATCCAAAATAATTACTCTAAATGTTTAAAGACTAATAAACATATTCCGATTTCCAAATTGGtactaaataaaatgttacaattatgcaaattaaattgttttattttttgtagttttattttctaacaTGAATGCACATACCAACCcttagtattttgtttttaatcaaggATATTATTAAGTATAGCAATTTGAGCAATATAGCAAGTATAACAAATATACTatagaccacatgtgtcaaactcaaggcccgtgggtcaaatgtggcccgtcatgtcattttatgaggcccgcgagagcataaaagttttcaatttcttaaaataaaaattggtgtgtatttattcatatctagggggaatcagacttgaaatatgggattgggcaactatatattaggacttaaacactgtccatataacctaacctgacagaatcatatttaaaataatttatgctgaagtaacaagcaaacatgttttctatgcaactctaattgtcactttaaaaggttatagtaaataaatatagtaatttaacattaaggagtagttacttttatttttcattacatttacttAGATGTATAAGTTAAATCTGGCCCTTtaaggacagccactatgctgatgtggccctcagtgaaaatgagttagACACCCGTGCTATAGACTATGTAcgtgtagtgtaggaagtattctaattgaatacttcttcagactaattGGAATCTATTTAGTTAGTAATAGTTTATAAAATTAAACTTCATGGATACTGCcccactgtaacccttgtgctatcctaggcactttaacattgggagttgggtcatctcgacccactagacagtgctctgaaccttttttcttcaatgatttgtgatcttcactggtgtccatggattacatgaaatctttccacctgtatccacctttgtgatggtatggagaacacgtcaatggaagggtggggtcatctaagatagcacaaaggttaagcaAAGACTAAGTATACTTGTTGTACATTTAAATAGAATACTTATTGCCAAGTGAATAACCTACATTTTTCCTATTTGTGCATGAATGATGaattatttgcaaaaaaaaactgttttaaaacatCAACTACTAGCAAGTCTATTGTCTGTCtttgatattttaaaatacCTCCACATACCAACAGTCCATTGTAGTTTCATCATGGTTGTAATCTCAAAGGTAAACTTGATTATAGTACATTCTCATAGAATAAATTGTACATatgtaagaaataaaaaaaaagaaaaagtaactgaAAAAATGCAGCACATATAATCGGAGTAAAAGTCCTGGAATTTCTTACAAGGAAAAGTTATGTTGCGCATTAAAACTAGTCTTTGAAGCACATTTATTTcccaaaaaatactaaaataaaagttactGGATCAATGGAACTCAAGCCACGTACAACATTGAagagacttaaaaatgtaagacgAGTCTTTAGTTGTAATTGAAACAATACCATTTCAACATGCTCTTTTACATGAGCGTGATTATCCGTTTTATAATTAAATATTGTGATGGGTGCAGCTTGTTCATGAGTTTTCactgtatttctgtttttatagtGCCTTTGATTCTGGTGAACTCTGCCTGCATtgttctgctgttgctgtttggATGAAAGCATCCTGGGTAAACCAAAGGACGTCACACATGCCATGGAACAAACTTTCTGTCATGATTTCTCttgctcaaaaacacaaaacactgatagattttatttttttttacttcccaaGACAGGATGATGCTTCTCTCCTCATTTAGAACTTTAGTGCTTCTCACATCCGATTTATCTTGTTCTGCAGGAAGCGTTGAGACTAATCTGCTTTAACGATTTTAATGAAATTACACTATATTTTGTCACGAGTTTAACTGAAGTGAATGTTCAAGTGTCACTGTTTGAAGATCATAAATTGTAACTTTAATCTTGCCAGTGAAGTACAAATGACAGACTTTTGCAACATTTTACTCAGAAAGACTGGAgaacaatttttcaaaaaaattttttttttttatttgcatctcAGGCTTTTTTAAGAGATTTTTTCTGGTGATAAGTGTTCTGTCAACTACTTTGTGACAGTAAAGAACAGTCTAAACACGGATTTGTCATTCACTCCACTCCACTTATTgatgaacaaaatgttttaatttttttttttttacaaaacgttttaattttttttaagaatgttgCAATCCAGTGTACTATTTAAATGCCAAATAGATCTAGATTTTGTTGAAAATGGTGAATAATTGTGAATAATGGCATTTATGTGTAAATCTACATGGATACGCTTAGAGAAATAAAGATACAAATTTGATAAAACTgataaatgaatgttttcctCTGAATTAATTTTCACTAAAAGGTAACATGAAAATGAGAGAATGGGATTATCATGTAGATTAGCAGAAAGCTAGTAAAAATGATGCTCATTGGATAAATGAGGAATGTCTCAGCTGTTTGAtctatatattttcttttcttaggcaaaaaaatactataaaacATAAAGTGTGACTATCTTAAGGAAaagtcacatttatttaaataactgaattaacaaaaacagtttcagaAAAGTAATGCAaaatttataatatatatatacaaatactTTAACTGTTACTTTTAAGTTTGTGtcttaaaaaaatccaagttATATGCGTtgggtttttccattttttttaaattggtctGAGTGCTTATGAAGATATTATCTAACTAGTAAAATATACAATAATCCCTGTTATTCTTTTTCTCCTACTTTATTACAGTTTTGCCTTTTTATTCAGAGTTTTTATATGATGTATTATTATATATTGTTTTCTAGTGATTTGTGGTCACATTAATTCACTTTAGGTTGGATCCTGAACACACAGGAGTTAATGGTGTAGAGGTTTACTGGAATTACAAGCATATGTTGATCAGGGAGGTTTACACATTAAAGCCGTTTTGATCTGTGATTAGTCTGAGTTTATCCGGGACGTGCAGAGAAAAATTGAAGTGAAATGCGAGTTGgatactagtttttttttttttttttatctgctgttttagagttttttttccccattttgttCATAGTATTTCGGTAtagaaattcattaaaaaaatgaaattacatgtgacaaaaacttttaaaaaaaggggggggggttaagaataacaaaaaaatgatccaaattgttatatttaaatgaattgtcccacaaaaaggttttaaaaatggttaaTTTATGTTTTCTACGAAATAGTCTAAACAGGAAagtgtttataataaaaattggttaaagaaaacaaacaaaaaacatgttattcATTATTTAGAGGAAACACGGGCAGAGGATTTGAGGAGTGTTGGCTGGCATCAGGCGGAGAGCTTTTTTATCATTCTGATAATACATCCCTTCTGAGTAAATCTAAAAGAACTACTAATGCGATACATCTGTTTGTAGTTAGTGTGATTGGGcacatatgtttttttaatgcatgatTAAGCAGTTGAAGATAACCCTCTTAACTGATTATGGCCTATAGCTTAAAaagctaaatataaaaaacagagAGAATTATATAGAGATGGGGGGGGAGGaagtgaaaaatatgtttttctcctGTTGAATTAGACCATATAGTCAAAAAGGGACCGcgtgtattattatttttaaccatGAATTCCAAATGTTGGCTGCAGGGGGCAGCATCGAGCTGCTCACCTTTacggagaagaagaagaagcgtcAACCGGAAGCCTGAAGGTTAGCTATCCAAGTTgcttatattttaaaagaattatcAAAACACATGGAATAGACATTTAATATGGAAAATATAAAATCGCTTTAACAGGTTTTGAGATTTAACGCTTAAACGtattttttgcatatttattcAGACAATAAATTATAAGTTCAGATCACAATGATAAATAATATGTTGTAAATAcagaaaacttaaataaaaaaaaacagggctgTAGAAGACTTCGGTTGATAATtctgacacttttctcctcACAGTAAAACAAAGATAGTAATGCAAATCTAATACTAATTCACTGATCTGTACATTGTGAGGTCGTGGGTATTAGAGGTATTAATTGTACTCTTACTGTGATAACTACAGGAGGGAAATCCAAACATGTCTAAATACAAGGGGATGAGATTCTGTTATATCAATTGGAGACGATCCAAAAATCTGGATCGCAAGGCTACACATAAAACTGGTCAATAATCCTCTCAGTTGGTCATCATTTGAGTTTGATCAACACAATAATCTGGTACATTCTGCCATTACCGATgtgaattatgattatgatggcattattatttttaaatggtgcACTGTTGTGGCCGAGCAAGCATTTTTACTGTGGCTTAAAGCTCTGTTTACAGCTGATCTTGCTCAGTTTTGGCAGCTTTGATAATCTGCATTCAACCTGGTTTTTATCTATTATCAAAATTGTATCCAAATGCGTCCTCAgattgcagtttttattttttaatttgtaaactATGAATAATcgtcattttatttgttagcTGATCTTGTGTTTCTCCAAAGCAGATCAGCCTAATAATGGTTTCCTTAGGGTGGGGATTTATGCTCTCAGCCTGTAGAAAGGTGTGACATTTACTATACAAACCTCAGTTATTTTCTGATGTAGTTTTTACCACTTTGGTAACCTAAAATCCCATAAACccaataaaaaggtttttcctcTGACAGGCTTCCAACATGGTGGCCAGACCAGACAAGCGGGCTCTGAAGGCGGTGCTCATTGACCTGAGTGGAACTCTTCATATAGATGACACAGCTGTACCAGGAGCACAGGAAGCTCTTAAGAAGTAAGAAACAGCCCACAAAACAGGTACATGCAGTAAATAAACAGCAGAGAGTTCAGTATTTTAGGAGACATTTATGACATTTTGTAGTTTGCatgcaaaaaagcaaaaataagcaTTTGCATCAATGTATTTTATTAACCAGGATGTGTGCTCTTCTAATAATTCAGAGTAAGTCCACCATTCAGTCCACTCACATGCAGCATTAGTCATATGGTGCTACAATTGGTGCAGATCTTCTCCATATAGACTGCCCTACTTGTAtataggaaaacatttttttttattataaacactGATATGCAAACAGAATCCAGGGAGTTTAGGAAAACTTTTTAATGTTCATCCGTTCCAACATGTTGCAGAAATGCAAAATACACTATGAGAGTATGGCAAGTAATGGTAGCAAAGACTAACTGCAGCTGCAATGAAAAAGTTCAATCAGAACAGCTGTAACTGCTTTCACACTTTTAAATGCTTCTTagttttttggaaataaaaagacCATGATTAGAGTTTGTGTTGACAAGAAACGAAAGGATtgcattgttttctgttttcttttttttttttttaaatatgaatttctaacatgttttaaatgagcttttttCTCTGGTACCACCAGGTTACGGAACGCATCTGTAACTGTAAAGTTTGTGACCAACACAACCAAAGAGAGCAAGAGAAACTTGCTGGAACGCCTTCACCGTCTCAACTTTGATGTCCAGGTAAAAATGTCAGGCTTggtacatttaataaaaaaattaaagggatTGTTGAAAGTTAAGAATAAAGATGAAATTGTGGAGTAtcctgtgttttatttctttctgtttttatacatttaaatccACAGGAGAATGAAATCTTCACATCTCTGAGTGCAGCAAGGAGCTTGATAGAGCAGAAAAATCACAGACCTCTGCTGCTGGTGGAGGACAGCGCACTGGAAGATTTTAATGGtgacccattttttttttttaaatcaacaatttttttattaagcaAATGGTCAAAAGCAGCAATTTTAAGTCTCCCGAGTCCAGCTCATGTTGCTTTTCAACtctattgggaaaaaaaagccaaagcagcatcacacaaaagaaatcaTCACAAATCATAAATTTAGTTGTAGGACAAATACTTGTGAAATTTTTGAAGATAAAAGGATTGTGATTCTTTAAAGACTAAGCTGTTGATGCTTCCTTATACAGGCATTGACACATCAGAGCCAAATGCTGTTGTCATTGGACTCGCCCCAGAACATTTTAACTACCAAACTCTAAATAAGGCCTTCAGGTGAGAAGCGCTTcatcttttttccatttaaatgctTAAAGAATGAGATACTTTTTTGAAGGgattcttttctgttgtttccaCCTCTTGTGCTTTTGAAATGGTTGAGGTTTCAGAATTCTTGATATGAGAATCATTCCTGTTTTTTGTAGCTTTTCTTCCTTGTCAATTCTCCTTAGAATGATTCTGGACGGAGCTCCCCTCATCGCCATTCATAAGGCTCGCTACTACAAACGGAAGGACGGCTTGGCCCTTGGCCCTGGGCCCTTTGTGACAGGGCTGGAGTATGCCACAGACCGGAAAGCCAGTGTAGTGGGAAAGCCTGAAAAGACGTTTTTTATGCAGGTTGATTATTTCTTTCCCTTACAATGGAGCTAATATTTCCACGTTCCTTCTAAATTCTGGTTTCCTGACTTTTGTCTTATTTAGGCGTTGTCTGATTTAGGATGTAGCCCCAGTGAAGCTGTCATGATAGGAGATGTAagatcaaaagttaaaaaaataaaaatagagaaCTATGTATGTAATGGAAAACAACACATTGattatttgttttctgtagGATGCTAGAGATGATATAGGTGGGGCTCAGAATGCAGGAATGTTAGGAATTCTCGTCCGATCTGGTGAGTTAACTTTCCTCCCCTCTAGACTTAACTCAAGACATGCTTGCAGATGCTTTGTGTGcacacattgactgtatatgagaactggaccgagtgacctaaagaaaatgttctacttccagctccaaccaaatgaagtaaaTTCAGTCGCCATATTGAAACCAGACGAGGCCAGTAACCAGTGATTAGTTGGAAATCTGTCAAATAATTTGAACGTTTGATGTGGGGGGCAGCAAGTGCCACATgcatttattgaggcatctgattggtcagtttatatagaaaaaatgttgtttaaaattaGGATTAGTAATTATtctgactgagtaacagctgtttataagtctattggattttggcttcttggggcCAGCAAGTAcctcctgtttggaacgccaggggagcagtgtcactcagtccagtcctcatatacagtcaatgtttgtACCTCACAATTATCCCAATCAAACAATAATCTTCCTTGTTTTCTTCTCATATGATTCTGTCATAACTTAAAGGGCCTTCATCATGTTTTCAAACGGAAGGTTTTTAgatgaatactcagaaatgagtgaatggatcaaaataccactttggtgTTGGTTCTTATGAGAAACgatctttaaaaatacatttaaaagcgtaaaaagttgatttttgcaTGACAGACccttttaattttcaatataCTTTCTACTGAAATTTGAAATGAGAAATTCTGTCTgcgacttttttttaattttattttttataccttCTTTAATTTTTCAGGCAAATATAGAGAAggagatgaaaacaaaatcagtCCACCCCCTCACCTGACGTGTGACAGCTTCCCAGACGCCGTTGAGCACATCCTACAAAACCTGCTCTAACCCACAGCCAACTAAGGAACAACCTGTTTGATTCCCTCagaggctttttcattttcaccaaGTGCTGCATACTGGTCACCTcaaaaaaaagcagctcaaTATCAGTGaagaatatatgtatataatatatGTGAAGAAACATTAAACCTGTTAAAGAAAAGAGGATCCTACTGAAGTCtggtcatttttagaaaaatttaaTACAAGTGGATTATTCCTCTTGaattttcacaaacacaaagggattgagtttttttcacCTATTGGATTGCATATATAAGGAATAAATAACATGATTTGGATTTGTCATATTCACTGTAGATCAATGTGCAGACggctagaaaaaaaaaccctcaaaacactaatatttaaatcaatattttatttaaaaaaaacatttctttcttttcttctaaaagaacattttagaagTGTTTTAACACTTTCACAGCTTAAATGTCATGTATGCCATTTATGGCAA
Proteins encoded in this region:
- the LOC101167970 gene encoding immediate early response 3-interacting protein 1, with product MALTLYSLIQSVILCTNAIAVLHEERFLCKLGWAADQGVGGFGDDLGIKAQIHNLVRSVRTVMRVPLILVNSACIVLLLLFG
- the hdhd2 gene encoding haloacid dehalogenase-like hydrolase domain-containing protein 2 isoform X1, which produces MVSLGWGFMLSACRKASNMVARPDKRALKAVLIDLSGTLHIDDTAVPGAQEALKKLRNASVTVKFVTNTTKESKRNLLERLHRLNFDVQENEIFTSLSAARSLIEQKNHRPLLLVEDSALEDFNGIDTSEPNAVVIGLAPEHFNYQTLNKAFSFSSLSILLRMILDGAPLIAIHKARYYKRKDGLALGPGPFVTGLEYATDRKASVVGKPEKTFFMQALSDLGCSPSEAVMIGDDARDDIGGAQNAGMLGILVRSGKYREGDENKISPPPHLTCDSFPDAVEHILQNLL
- the hdhd2 gene encoding haloacid dehalogenase-like hydrolase domain-containing protein 2 isoform X4; translation: MVARPDKRALKAVLIDLSGTLHIDDTAVPGAQEALKKLRNASVTVKFVTNTTKESKRNLLERLHRLNFDVQENEIFTSLSAARSLIEQKNHRPLLLVEDSALEDFNGIDTSEPNAVVIGLAPEHFNYQTLNKAFRMILDGAPLIAIHKARYYKRKDGLALGPGPFVTGLEYATDRKASVVGKPEKTFFMQALSDLGCSPSEAVMIGDDARDDIGGAQNAGMLGILVRSGKYREGDENKISPPPHLTCDSFPDAVEHILQNLL
- the hdhd2 gene encoding haloacid dehalogenase-like hydrolase domain-containing protein 2 isoform X2; translation: MVSLGWGFMLSACRKASNMVARPDKRALKAVLIDLSGTLHIDDTAVPGAQEALKKLRNASVTVKFVTNTTKESKRNLLERLHRLNFDVQENEIFTSLSAARSLIEQKNHRPLLLVEDSALEDFNGIDTSEPNAVVIGLAPEHFNYQTLNKAFRMILDGAPLIAIHKARYYKRKDGLALGPGPFVTGLEYATDRKASVVGKPEKTFFMQALSDLGCSPSEAVMIGDDARDDIGGAQNAGMLGILVRSGKYREGDENKISPPPHLTCDSFPDAVEHILQNLL
- the hdhd2 gene encoding haloacid dehalogenase-like hydrolase domain-containing protein 2 isoform X3; this translates as MVARPDKRALKAVLIDLSGTLHIDDTAVPGAQEALKKLRNASVTVKFVTNTTKESKRNLLERLHRLNFDVQENEIFTSLSAARSLIEQKNHRPLLLVEDSALEDFNGIDTSEPNAVVIGLAPEHFNYQTLNKAFSFSSLSILLRMILDGAPLIAIHKARYYKRKDGLALGPGPFVTGLEYATDRKASVVGKPEKTFFMQALSDLGCSPSEAVMIGDDARDDIGGAQNAGMLGILVRSGKYREGDENKISPPPHLTCDSFPDAVEHILQNLL